The genomic window AGAAATTAATAAATTTTTAATATATGTAATTCCTTTAGATAAAGAAGATAATAATAAAACTCTATTAGAAATACTTTTTGAACCAGGTAATTTTATATTTCCTCGAATTGAAGAAATTGAATTTAATATTATATTTTTTAACATTTTAATTAAAACCTTTTATAATTTTTAAAATTTAAATTTAAATAAATATTATTTTTATCCATATTTTTTTTTAAAATATTTCATAAATGTAATTAATTTTTTTACACCTTTTATAGGCATAGCATTATAAATAGAAGCTCTAATTCCTCCAATTAAATTATGACCTTTTAATGATAAAAATCCTAAAAATTTTGATTCTTTTAAAAAAAAATTATTTAAAAAAGGATTTATTATATTAAATGTTATATTTAATAAAGATCTATTATTTTTATGAATATTATTAAAATAAAAATCACTTTTATCAATATAATTATATAATAAATTTGCTTTTTTATGATTTATAATATTTATTTTTTTTAACCCCCCTTTTTTTTTTAACCATTTAATTACTAAACCTGATAAATACCAAGAAAAGGTAACAGGTGTATTAAACATAGAATCATATTTTAATAAATTTTTATAGTAAAGAATAGAAGGGGTTATTTTATTTTTTTTAAAAAGATTTTTTTTAATAATTATTAATGTAATTCCAGGAGGTCCTATATTTTTTTGAACTCCCGCATAAATAATATCGTAATATTTTATATTTATAGGTTTAGATAAAATAGTAGAAGAAAAATCCCCTACAATAATTTTATTATTAAAATTTTCACTAATTGGATCTTCAAAAATTTCTATTCCTTCAATAGTTTCATTTGGACAATAATGAACATATTTACTATCTTTATTTAATTTCCAATTTTTCATAGATAAAATTTTTTGTTTTTGGTAAAAATTTTTTCTAATATTAATTTTATTAGAAAAACAATATTTTTGTGATTCTAAAAAAGCTTCATTAGACCAATATCCTCCTACAATATAATCTGAAGTATTATTCCAATTATTTAAAATATTTGTAGGTATTGCAGAAAATTGACCTCTAGCCCCCCCTGGAGAAAATAATATTTTATAAGATTTTGGTATATTTAATAATGAAATTAAATTTTTTTCTATTTTATTTGTTAATGTTATAAAATCTAAACTTCTGTGACTAATTTCCATAATAGAAACTCCTAAATTATTCCAATTTAATAAATCTTTTTTAGCTTTTAATAAAACTTCTTTAGGTAACATTGAAGGTCCGGCATTAAAATTATAAATTTTTTTCATATTCTTTACATAAATATATTTAAATGAATTTTTATATTATATGAATTTTATACCATTCATATATTTATTACGTAAAATATTTGGAATTTTAATATTTCCATTAATATCTTGATAATTTTCTAATATTGCAGCTAAAACTCTTCCTATCGCTAAACCTGATCCATTTAATGTATGTAAAAAATATTTTTTTTTTTTATTTTTATAATAATAATAATAAGAAGAATTCATTCTTCTAGATTGAAAATCAATAATATTTGAACAAGAAGATACTTCTTTATAAATATTTAAAGAAGGAAACCAAACTTCTAAATCATAAGTTTTAGCAGATGTAAAACTTAATTCTCCAGCGCATAACAAAATTTTTCTATAAGGTAATTTTAATAATTTTAATACTTCTTCAGCATGTGATGTTAAAACTTCTAATACTTTATATGATTTTTTTTTAGAAACAATTTGTACAATTTCTACTTTATCAAATTGATACATTCTTATTAAACCATTAGAATTTTTACCATAAGAATTAGATTCTGCTCGAAAACATGGTGTATGTGCAGTTAACATAATTGGTAATTTTTTTTTTAAAAAAGATTGATTTCTTATAAAATTAGTTAAAGGTATTTCCCCTGTAGGTATCAAAACATAATTTTTTTTTTTATTTTGTAAAGATGAAACATAAAATAAATTATTACTAAATTTTGGTAATTGACCAGTATCATATAAACTTTTTTTATTAACTAAATAAGGAACATAAGTTTCTATATATCCATGTTTTTTAGTATGTAGATCTAACATAAATTGACTTAAAGCTCGATGTAATAATGCAATATTTCCTTTCATAAAAATAAAATTTGAACCAGAAATTTCAGAAGATAATTTCCAATTCAAATTATTATTTTTTTTTCCCAATTCAATATGATTTTTTACTTTAAATATTTTTTTTTTAATTACACCCCATTTTACTATTTCTTTATTATTTTTATATTTTATTCCATATGGAATATTTTTATAAGGAATATTCGGAATATTTAATTGAAATTTTTTAATTTTTTTTTTTATTTTTTTTAAATTTTTATTTATTTTTTTAATATAATTATTTAAAAAAATATTTTTATTAATTTTTTTTATAGATATTTTTTTTTTTTTATATTGTAATTTTTCAGTTTTAATTTGTAATAATTTTCTTATATTATTAATAAATATTAAATTAACAATATCTAAAAAATATTTTCTTCTCCACAATTTTGATGCTTTTAATTTAGGATTTTTATATAAATAATTTATATTAATCATAATAAATTTTTATTCTCAAATAAAATATAAAATAAGTTATTAATAAAATAAATATTTTTAAAAAAAATTTAATATTTACATTTATATAATAAATAATGTATTTTAAATTAATAATATTATTATTTACATAATATAAAATTTAAATAAAAATGAAAATTTTAAATAAAAATAATAAAAAAATACATTCTAAATTAATTATTATAGGATCTGGTCCAGCAGGATACACCGCAGGAATATATGCAAGTAGAGCATATTTAAAACCATTATTAATTACTGGAAATGATATCGGAGGGCAATTAATAAAAACAGATAATATTGAAAATTGGCCTGGAGAAATTAATAAAATAAGTGGATTAAAATTAATGGAAAGAATGTATAAACATGTTAAAAAATTTCCTATAAATATTATTTCAGATCACATTAATAAAGTAAATTTTAAAAAAAAACCTTTTCAATTATTTGGATATAATTCTATTTATACTGCAAATTCTATTATAATAGCTACTGGAGCTTCTGCTCGTTATTTAGGAATAAAATCAGAAAATTTTTATAAAGGAAAAGGAATTTCTTCATGCGCTATATGTGATGGAATGTTTTTTAAAAATAAAAAAATAGCAATAATAGGTGGTGGAAATTCTGCATTTGAAGATGTATTATTTTTATCAAAAATAGTAAAAAAAATATATTTAATACATAGAAATAAAAATTTTAAAGCTGAAAAAATTTTAATAAATAGAGTAATGAAAAAAATAAAAAATAAAAAAATTAAAATATATTTAAATTATGAAGTAAAAAAAATCAAAGGAAATGAAAATAATATAACTAATATTAATATTTTTTCTAAAAAAAAAAATAAAACAAAAAATATTTTTATTGATGGATTATTTTTAGCAATTGGACATACCCCTAATACCAAAATATTTAATAATAAAATTTCTATGAAAAATGGATATATTATAGTAAAATCTGGTTCTCATGGAAATTTTACTAAAACTAATATACCAGGAATATTTGCTGCTGGAGATGTAATTGATCATGTATATAAACAAGCTATTACATCAGCTTCTAGTGGATGTATGGCTGCAATTGATGCAGAAAAATATTTAGAAAAAAATAATTTAATATAAATTATTTATTTTAATTTTTAAGAGATAATTATGATTAAAGAAGAAAATATTGAAATTTCAGGAACAGTAATTGATACACTTCCAAATACTACATTTCGAGTAAAATTAGAAAATGGGCATATTATAATTGCTCACATATCTGGAAAAATGAGAAAAAATTATATAAGAATTTTAACAGGAGATAAAGTAATAGTAGAATTAACTCCTTATGATTTACATAAAGGAAGAATTACTTTTAGAAGTAGATAAATATTTTACTATCAAAAATATTATATATTTAATATTTTTGATAGTAAAATTTTATTTAATTATTTTAAATAAATTATAATAAAAAAAAATAATATGAGAACACATTATTGCGGTAAATTAAATAAAAATGATATAAATAAAATAGTTAAATTATATGGATGGGTACAAAAATATAGAAATTTAGGTAAAATAATATTTATAAATATGAGAGATTGTACAGGAAATGTACAAATATTTTGTAATTTTAAATATTTAAAAAATTTTAAAAAAATAAAAAAAATAAAAAATGAATTTTGTATCAAAGTAATTGGAATAGTACAAAAAAAAAAAAAATTTAAAAATGAAATTGAAATATTAACTTTAAAAATAAAAATAATAAATTATTCAAAACCTTTACCAATTGATATAAATAATAAAAATAATAAAGAAATAAGATTTAAATATCGTTATTTAGATTTAAGAAAAAAAAATATTTTATTAAAATTTAAAATAAGAAATAAAATAAAAAAATTTATAAGAAAATTTTTAGAAAAAAATTATTTTATAGAAATAGAAACTCCTATATTAACCAAATCAACTCCTGAAGGAGCAAAAGATTATATTGTTCCAAGTAGAATTCATAAAAAAAAATATTACGCATTACCTCAATCTCCACAAATATTTAAACAATTATTAATGATTGCAGGAATAGATCGTTATTATCAAATTGCTAAATGTTTTCGAGATGAAGATTTAAGAGCAGATAGACAACCAGAATTTACTCAAATAGATATAGAAACTTCTTTTATGAATGCAAAAGAAATAAGAAATATTACTGAAAAAATGATTTCAAAATTATGGAAAAAAATAAATAATAAAAAATTAAAAAAATTTCCTATTATAACATATAAAAATTCTATGAAACTTTATGGATCTGATAAACCAGATTTAAGAAATCCATTAAAATTAATAGAATTTAATAAAATATTAAAAAAAAAAATATATAAAAATTTTTTACAATTAAATATTAAAAAAAAAAATAGAATAGTAGCATTATATATTTCTAAAATTCATTTATTTAAAAAAAAATATTTTAATTCTTACAAAAAAATTGTTAAAAAATATAGTAATAAAAAATTATATTTAATAAAATTTAATAAAAAAAAATTTTTTAATAAAAAATACATAAAAAAAAATATTAAAAAAAAAATTTTTAAAAAAATATTTAAATCATTTAAAAAAATAAAAAATAATGATAAAATTATTTTTTTTGCAGATAAAAAAAAAATAGTAAATAAAACTTTTAATATAATTCGATTAAAATTAGGAAATGACTTAAAAATAACACAAAAAAAAAAATGGAAACCTTTGTGGATAATAAATTTTCCTTTATTTAAAAAAAAAAATGGAAAATTAACTTGTACTAATCATCCATTTACAGCTCCTAAAAAAAAATTTATTAAAAATCTTAAAATTAATCCTGAAAAAATAATTTCCGATTCATATGATTTAATAATTAATGGATATGAAATAGGAGGTGGATCAGTAAGAATTAATAATAATAAAATACAAAAAAAAATATTTAATATAATAAAAATGAAAAAAGAAATCCAAAAAAAAACTTTTGGTTTTTTTTTAGAAGCTTTAAAATATGGCGCACCTACTCATGCTGGTATAGCACTTGGATTAGATAGATTAACTATGTTACTTACAAAAAGCAAAAGTATACGTGAAATTATTGCATTTCCAAAAACAACTAATGCTATTTGCCCAGTAAGCGATGCGCCTACAAAATATTTTAAATAAATTATAAAACTTTTAAAATTCTCATTGTATTTGTTTTTCCTATTCTACTCATTATTTCTCCTTGAGTAACAATAACAATATCTTTATATTTTAAAAAACCTCTTTGTAATAAAAACTTTATTGCGTTTTGAGAAATTAAATCATAATTTTTAAAATTATCAAAAAAAATTGGTGTAACTCCTCGATATAAAGCAGTTAAATTTAAAGTTTTTTTATGACAAGATAAAGCAAAAATAGGTAAACCTGAAGTAATTCTAGAAGTCATTAAAGCTGTTTTTCCTGATTCTGTTAATATTATAATAGCAGAAACTCCTTCTAAATGATTTGCGGAATACATTGCTGACATAGCTATTGATTCTTCTATATTTTTAAATTTAATATTCAAACGATGTTTAGAAACATTAATACTAGGAACTTTTTCTGCTCCTTTGCAAACTTTACTCATAGCTTTTACAGTTTCAATAGGGTAATTTCCAGAAGCTGTTTCTGCAGATAACATTACTGCATCACTACCATCTAAAACTGCATTAGCAACATCCATTACTTCTGCTCTAGTAGGAAAAGGAGAATAAATCATTGATTCCATCATTTGAGTTGCGGTAATAACAATTTTATTTAATTTTCTTGCAGTACTAATTAATTTCTTTTGAATTCCAACTAATTTAGAATCTCCAATTTCCACTCCCAAATCTCCTCTAGCAACCATAATTGCATCAGAAGCTAAAATAATGTTTTTTATATTTATATCATTAGCAACAGATTCAGCTCGTTCTATTTTAGCAATTATTTTAGCTTTACTTCCTGTTTTTCGCATTAATAATCTTGCTAATTTTATATCTTCACTGTATCTAGGAAAAGAAACAGCAAGATAATCTACACCTATATAAGCAGCTAATTTTATATCCTCATAATCTTTTTTAGTAATTGATTTAGCAGATAAACCTCCACCTAATTTATTAATTCCTTTATTATTTGATAAATACCCTCCTAAAATTACTTTTGTATAAATTTTTGATAAATTTATTTTTATTACTTTTAATTGAATTCTTCCATCATCTAATAATAAAATATCATTTAATGATACATCTTTTGGTAATTTTTTATAATCAATACCTACTTTGTTTTCATCTCCTTTATTTGGGTTTAATTTAGAATCTAATATAAAAATATTATTTTTTTTTAAAAAAATTTTATTATTTTTAAATTTTGAAATTCTAATTTTTGGACCTTGTAAATCACCTAATAAAGCAACATGTAAATTTAATTTTCTCATTATTTTAAATGCATGTTTTGCTCTTCTTTTATGATCTAAAGAAGTTCCATGAGAAAAATTTAATCTTAATACATTTACTCCTAATTTAATTAATTTTTCTAAATTATTATTTTTATCAGTAGAAGGTCCTAATGTAACAACAATTTTAGTTCTTCGAATTCTTTTCAAAATATTTCCTTAATTTATTTTATAATTTTTTTTATTATTAATATTAATAATTCATAATTAATATTATTTTATTAAATATTTTTTAAAATAATTAATATATTAAAATAAATTTAATAATTAAGTATTTAAAATATTATATAATATTATAATATTAAATTTATATTAAAAAAATAAAAAATTATTCTTAAAATTTTATTTTATATAAAAAATTTTAATAATATTAATCCTTATTATTTAAAATATATAAATGTTTTTTAAAAAAAAAATTATATATCTATTATTTATTATAGATAATTTAAGGAAAAAATAGTGATTAAAAAAAAATTAGCTTATGATTTAGTTATTTTTGGAACAAAAGGAGATCTTGCAAGAAGAAAACTTCTTCCTTCATTATATAAATTAGAAAAATTAAAAAAATTACATAAAAATACAAAAATTATAGGAGTAGGAAGAGCAAATTGGGACAAAAATACATATATTAAAATGGTGAAAAAAAACTTAAAAAAATTTATTAATGAAGAAATTAATATTATATTTTGGAAAAAATTTTGTAAAAAATTAATTTTTTGTAATATTGATGTAAATTATATAGAAAATTTTTTAAAATTAAAAAAAATATTAGATCAAAAAAATAAAATAACAATAAATTATTTAGCTATGCCTCCAAATACTTTTGAATTAATTTGTAAAGGATTAGCTAAAGCAAAATTAAATTTACCTTCATCTAGAATTGTAATAGAAAAACCAATAGGAGAATCTTTAAAAACTTCAAAAGATATTAATAATAAAGTAGGAAAATATTTTAAAGAATCACAAATTTTTAGAATTGATCATTATTTGGGAAAAGAAACTATATTAAATTTATTATCTTTACGTTTTTCTAATTTTTTATTTATGAATAATTGGAGTAATAAAAATATAGATCATATTCAAATAACTATTGCAGAAAATATAGGAATTAAAGGAAGATGGAATTATTTTAATAAGACTGGTCAAATAAAAGATATGGTACAAAATCATTTATTACAAATACTAACTATTATTACTATGTCTATACCAATAAATTTATCTTCAGATAATATTAGAAATGAAAAAGTTAAAATATTAAAATCATTAAAACCTATAAATATAAAAAATATTAAAAAAAAAATAGTTTTAGGGCAATACACAAAAGGTTATATTGATAGAAAATTAGTAAATTCTTATTTAAAAGAAAATAATTTAAATGAAACCAGTAAAACTGAAACTTTTGTTTGTATAAAAGTAAATATTGAAAATTGGAAATGGAAAGGAGTTCCTTTTTATTTAAGAACAGGAAAAAGACTACCAATAAAATATTCAGAAATTGTTATATTTTTTAAAAAAATACCAATAAATTTATTTAAAAATTCATGTAATGTTATTCCTCAGAATAAATTAATTATTCGTTTACAACCCAATGAAGGAATTGATATTAAAATAAATAATAAAATACCAGGTTTAACTTCTAAATTTAATTTAAAAGAAATTTTATTAACATCAAATTATTCTGAAGAATTTAAAAAAATAGATATACCTGATGCTTATGAAAGATTATTATTAGATAGTATGATTGGAAAACAAACTTTATTTGTAAGAAGAGATGAAATAGAAGCATCTTGGAAATGGATTGATAAAATTATAAAATCTTTAAAAAAAAAAAATCAAAAAATAAAAATTTATCCTGCTGGAACATGGGGACCAAAAGAATCAATTGATTTAATTCAAAGAGACGGAAGAAATTGGAATATATATTAATTTTAATATAAAATTTAAAATTAATTATTTTAAATATAATTTTTATTAAATAAAATATTATATAAATTTTTATAATTAATTAAAAATATTTTNAAAGGAAAAAATATGATAAGAATCATTTTATTTTTATTAACAAATTTATCTGTAATATTTATATTAAATATATTTTTAAAAATAATAGGAATTAATATAGGAAAAATATATTTCATTACAATAATTTCTTCTATTTTAGGTTTTAGTAGTTCTTTAATTTCTTTATTATTATCTAAATGGATAGCTTTAAAAACTATTAACGGAAAAATTATTAAAACACCAAAAAATAATTTTGAAAATTGGATTTTAAATACTATTAAAAAACAAGCAAAAAAAGTAAATATAAAAATACCACAAATAGCAATTTATAAATCATTAGATATTAATGCATTTGCAACTGGTCCTAGTAAAAATAATTCATTAATTGCTATATCTTATGGTCTTATAAAAAATATGAATAAAGAAGAAATTGAAGCAGTATTAGCTCATGAAATAAGTCATATTTCTAACGGAGATATGGTAACTATGACTTTAATACAAGGAGTATTAAATACTATTGTAATACTATTTTCAAAAATTATAACACAAATATTTTCAAATAATTTATTTAATAATAATAAAGAAGAAAATATTAATATAAAAGAAAATAGTTTTTTATATTATATTATTTCTTCATTTTTAGAATTTACATTAGGAATTTTAGCTAGTATAATAATTATGTGGTTTTCAAGATATAGAGAATTTTACGCTGATTCTGGTTCTGCAAAAATTGTTGGTTGCAATAAAATGATTTCTGCTTTAAAAACATTACAAATTCATCACGAACCAAAAGAATTAAATAATAGTATTTCTAATTTTTGTATTAACGGAAAATCTAAAAAAATATTTAATTTATTTTTATCACACCCATCTTTAAAAAAAAGAATTTCAGCGTTATATAAAAAAAAATACTTTTAAANTTTTTTATAATAAAATTAATATATAAAAAATATTTTTTATTTAATNAAAAAATTAAATATTCTAAACTAAACCAATTATTTTCTTTATGGAGTTTTTAATGGAATTTTTTTTCGAACCATCAACTTGGATAGGATTATTTACACTAATTATCCTTGAAATAGTATTAGGTGTAGATAATTTAATTTTTGTAGCTATTTTAGTTGATAAACTTTCACCTTTAAAACGTAATAAAGCTCGTTTAATTGGTTTAGGGTTTTCCTTAGTAACGCGTCTTTTTTTATTATCTATTATATCCTGGATAGTAACTTTTAAAATACCAATTATCAATAATAAATTTTTATATTTATCAACGCGAGATTTAATTCTATTATTAGGTGGAATATTTTTATTATTTAAAGCTACTATAGAATTACATGAAAGATTAGAAGAAAAAAAAATTAATAAAAATAAACAAAAACATAAAAATTATGCTAGTTTTTGGGCAGTTATTATTCAAATTATTATTTTAGATACAGTTTTTTCTATGGACTCAATAATAACAGCAATTGGAATGGTAAATAATTTATCTATTATGATAACTGCTGTAATCATTTCAATGATCTTAATGATATTAGCATCAAAAAAATTAACAAATTTTATTTTACTACATAAAACAGTAATAGTATTATGTTTAAGTTTTCTTTTAATGATTGGTATTAGTTTAATAGTAGAATCTTTAGGAGTAAAAATACCGAAAGGATATTTATATGCAGCTATAAGTTTTTCAATATTAATAGAATTATTTAATCAAATTGCAAAAAGAAATTCTATTTCTTATCAATCAAAAATACCATTACGAGAAAGAATAGCATCATCTATATTAAGATTTATGAAAGAAGAACAAATTAAAAAAAAAAAAAATATAATAAATAATTTATATGAAAATAATATAAATAAAAAAATATTTTTAAAAGAATCATCTTTAAAAAAAGAAGAACAATATATGATAAATGGAGTTTTAACTTTAGGAATAAGATCTATAAGAAGTATAATGACACCTAGAAATGAAATTTCATGGATTAATATAAATCAAAATAATATTAAAATAAGAAATCAATTACTAGATACTCCTCATAGTTTATTTCCTGTATGTAAAGGAGAATTAGATAAAATTATAGGAATAGTAAGAGCAAAAGAATTTTTATTTATTTTAGAAAAAAAAAATAATATATTAAATTTCGCATCCAAAAACAAACCAATAATTATTCCAGATACATTAGATACAATTAATTTATTAAATGTATTAAAATGTTCTAAAGGAAGTTTAATAATAATAAATAATGAATTTGGAGTTGTTCAAGGATTAATAACACCATTAGATATTTTAGAAGCTATTGCTGGAGAATTTCCTGATGCAGACGAAACCCCAGAAATAATTTATGAAAGTAAAAATTCTTGGTTAGTAAAAGGAGCAACTGATATACATTCTTTAAAACAAATATTAAATATAAATAATTTTGAAAAAGAAACTAATCATGTTTCATTAGCAGGATTTTTAATATCTAAAAAAGGAAGATTTCCATTTCAAGGAGAAATAATTAAAATACCACCACTTCATTTTCATATTTTAGAAGCAACTAAATATAAAATAAATTTAATTCGAATAAAATATATTGGAAAAAAATAAATATATATATATTTAAATTAAAAAATTATTTAATAAATAGGAATAATAAATGTCAAAAATAATTTTATCTATTGATATTTCTTTTAAACAATGTTCTATAACATTGTTAATAAATAAAAAATATTATAATATTTCTATAATTTCTAAAAAAAAACATAATAATAATATTTTATTTATTATTAATAATATTTTAAATTTTAAAAAAATTTCTATTAAAAAAATAAAATTAATAATATTTTCAAAAGGACCTGGATCATTAACAGGAATAAAAATTTGTTTTTGTATAATAAAATGTTTTTATTTTATTTACAAAATACCATATTTAGGAATTTCTACATTAAAAATTATTGCTGAACAAATATGGAGAAAATTTAAAAAAAAAAATATAATTATATATATAAATTATAAATCAAAAATATTTTTTTTTTCTAAATATATAAAAAAAAAAAAAAAATGGATAGGAAAAAAAACAGAAAAAATAATAAAAAAAAAAAAAATTGAAATAAAATCATTAAAAAAAAAATGGTTAATAGTAACTAATGCTATTAAAAAAATACATTTTAAAAAAAAATATATAAAAAAAAAATTTTTATATCCAAATTCACAAGATTTAATTTCTATTTTTTTAAATAATAAAAAAATAAATTTTAAAAAAAAAATAAATTTAAATTATTTATTTAAAATATAATTTTTAAAAAAAAATGCATATAATTAATAAATGTTTTTTAAAAAATAAAAAAAATTTTCAACAAAAAAAAATAATATTTATTGGAAATATACAAGAAAAATTATTTAAATTTTTTAATGCAAAATTATCAATAATTTATACAAAAAAATATAATTATAAAAAATATATAAAAATTATAAAACAAAAAAAAATAATATATTTATATAATAAAAATATTTTATTTAAATTTTGTAAATATTTAATTTTATTTTGGTCTAAAAATAAAAAAGAATCTTATATTCTTTTAAAAGAAATTATATCTATTATACCATTAAATTATAATATATTTATTTTTGGAGAAAAAAAATCTGGAATAAATAATATTGAAAAAAAAATAAAAAAATGGGTAAAAATAAAAAAAATTATAAAAATAAAAAATTTTTTATTTTTATCATGTAAAATAAAAAAAAATAAAAATAAAAATATATATAAATTTAAAAAAAAAAAAAAAAATAAAATTATAATATATTCTTTACCAGGAGTATTCGGTTATAAAAAAATTGATAAAGGAAGTTTATTATTATCAAAATTTTTAATTAATAAAAAAATAAAAGGTAATATTTTAGATATAGGATGTGGAACTGGTTTTTTAGGAATAAAAATAAATTATATTAACAATTTTAATAAAAATATTAAAATAACATATGTAGATAATTATTTACCTTCTTTAATAACAACTAAAAAAAATTTAATAAAAAATAAAATTCATAAAAAAAAATATAAA from Buchnera aphidicola (Greenidea ficicola) includes these protein-coding regions:
- the zwf gene encoding glucose-6-phosphate dehydrogenase — translated: MVIKKKLAYDLVIFGTKGDLARRKLLPSLYKLEKLKKLHKNTKIIGVGRANWDKNTYIKMVKKNLKKFINEEINIIFWKKFCKKLIFCNIDVNYIENFLKLKKILDQKNKITINYLAMPPNTFELICKGLAKAKLNLPSSRIVIEKPIGESLKTSKDINNKVGKYFKESQIFRIDHYLGKETILNLLSLRFSNFLFMNNWSNKNIDHIQITIAENIGIKGRWNYFNKTGQIKDMVQNHLLQILTIITMSIPINLSSDNIRNEKVKILKSLKPINIKNIKKKIVLGQYTKGYIDRKLVNSYLKENNLNETSKTETFVCIKVNIENWKWKGVPFYLRTGKRLPIKYSEIVIFFKKIPINLFKNSCNVIPQNKLIIRLQPNEGIDIKINNKIPGLTSKFNLKEILLTSNYSEEFKKIDIPDAYERLLLDSMIGKQTLFVRRDEIEASWKWIDKIIKSLKKKNQKIKIYPAGTWGPKESIDLIQRDGRNWNIY
- the htpX gene encoding protease HtpX gives rise to the protein MIRIILFLLTNLSVIFILNIFLKIIGINIGKIYFITIISSILGFSSSLISLLLSKWIALKTINGKIIKTPKNNFENWILNTIKKQAKKVNIKIPQIAIYKSLDINAFATGPSKNNSLIAISYGLIKNMNKEEIEAVLAHEISHISNGDMVTMTLIQGVLNTIVILFSKIITQIFSNNLFNNNKEENINIKENSFLYYIISSFLEFTLGILASIIIMWFSRYREFYADSGSAKIVGCNKMISALKTLQIHHEPKELNNSISNFCINGKSKKIFNLFLSHPSLKKRISALYKKKYF
- a CDS encoding TerC family protein: MEFFFEPSTWIGLFTLIILEIVLGVDNLIFVAILVDKLSPLKRNKARLIGLGFSLVTRLFLLSIISWIVTFKIPIINNKFLYLSTRDLILLLGGIFLLFKATIELHERLEEKKINKNKQKHKNYASFWAVIIQIIILDTVFSMDSIITAIGMVNNLSIMITAVIISMILMILASKKLTNFILLHKTVIVLCLSFLLMIGISLIVESLGVKIPKGYLYAAISFSILIELFNQIAKRNSISYQSKIPLRERIASSILRFMKEEQIKKKKNIINNLYENNINKKIFLKESSLKKEEQYMINGVLTLGIRSIRSIMTPRNEISWININQNNIKIRNQLLDTPHSLFPVCKGELDKIIGIVRAKEFLFILEKKNNILNFASKNKPIIIPDTLDTINLLNVLKCSKGSLIIINNEFGVVQGLITPLDILEAIAGEFPDADETPEIIYESKNSWLVKGATDIHSLKQILNINNFEKETNHVSLAGFLISKKGRFPFQGEIIKIPPLHFHILEATKYKINLIRIKYIGKK
- the tsaB gene encoding tRNA (adenosine(37)-N6)-threonylcarbamoyltransferase complex dimerization subunit type 1 TsaB; its protein translation is MSKIILSIDISFKQCSITLLINKKYYNISIISKKKHNNNILFIINNILNFKKISIKKIKLIIFSKGPGSLTGIKICFCIIKCFYFIYKIPYLGISTLKIIAEQIWRKFKKKNIIIYINYKSKIFFFSKYIKKKKKWIGKKTEKIIKKKKIEIKSLKKKWLIVTNAIKKIHFKKKYIKKKFLYPNSQDLISIFLNNKKINFKKKINLNYLFKI
- a CDS encoding methyltransferase, with amino-acid sequence MHIINKCFLKNKKNFQQKKIIFIGNIQEKLFKFFNAKLSIIYTKKYNYKKYIKIIKQKKIIYLYNKNILFKFCKYLILFWSKNKKESYILLKEIISIIPLNYNIFIFGEKKSGINNIEKKIKKWVKIKKIIKIKNFLFLSCKIKKNKNKNIYKFKKKKKNKIIIYSLPGVFGYKKIDKGSLLLSKFLINKKIKGNILDIGCGTGFLGIKINYINNFNKNIKITYVDNYLPSLITTKKNLIKNKIHKKKYKIISSNIFNNINKKYNLIICNPPIHINLKINFIFIKKFLKNVKFFIKKKSEVIIVINKFISKNIFKKFKKKKKILIKNKKYYVYKLFYK